CGAACACCGAGCTCGCCAGCACGATAAGAAACGCCTTCAGGTAAATGGCCGCGTCCCATGACATGGGCATGTGTCCCTGTCCCACGCTGATCTTTATCGTTTCGATGCGCGAACAGGCGTACGCGCCCAGGCCCATTCCCGTGAGCGCGCCTATGAGCCCCAGGATGACGCCCTGCACCAGGAAGAGGAATATCGTATCCATCTGGTCGTAGCCCACGCTCCTGAGTATCGCGATCTCGCGCTTCTTCTGATTTACGACCATGTTGAGAATGTTGTAGATGCCAAAGGCGACGATGAGCATGATGGTGAAGGTAGTCACGTTGCGGACGATGCCCTGCGTCTTCAGGGTCACGCGCACGTCCTCCTTCGCCTGGTCCCAGCTTTCCACGCGGTCGGCGGTGGTGCGCTGCCATTCGATCGCGGTATCGGCCGAAGAATGAACGTCCACGAGGCGCACCACGAGGTCCGATATTTCTCCCGGCGACTGCGTGAGCTTCTGCACGGTGGAGATCGACGAATAGGCGATGCGGTTGTCGATCTGCTTCACGCCGGTACTGTAGACCGCGACGATCTTCACCGGGAACACGACGCCGTGGGCGTTCACCACGTTCAGGGAGCCGTTTACGGAACAGCCCAGGCGCTTCATCATCTCTTCGCCCACGAGCACCAGGGAATCGCCGCGGGACACGTCGCCGAGCTTTCCCGTGATGATGTCGCGCTCCATGTTCGTCACGCGCGCCTGGGCCTCGGTGTTGACGCCCACGAGGCGCACCGGCATGGAAAACTTGCCGTGCGTGAACATCACCTCGCGTATCAGCTGCGGGGCGTGTGCCACGACGCGGGGGTCGGCGGCGAGGCGCTCGTACCATCCCTGGATATTGGAAAGGTAGGTGTTGTTTATCCGGCCGGAGGGCGGGGTGATCCACTTCACGAACGTATCCGGGAAGAACACGTTGCGGAAGGTCTCCTGGCTTATAATCTCGTCGCGCGGGGAGATGCGTATGTAGGCGTCCACGTTCACCAGCCGGTCGATGACGTAGTCCTGGTAGCCGAGCTGCATGCCGGAAAAGACTATGTAGCCCGCGCAGCCTATGGTGATTCCCAGGAAGGTGAGTATAGTCTGCTGCGGGCGGTTGATAAGGTGCCGGATCGCGAGGAAGAACATGGGCTACTCCCGGGGCATGACGATCTCGTCCGAGGCCTTCACCGAGCCGTCGGTGACCTCGGCCCAGGCGCCGTCAATCGCGCCTAACGCGGGCGTCGCGGACGCGGCCTTCCCCTCGCGGCGCAGGGCCACCACGCCGTCCTTGACGGCAATCACGGGGATCATGAGCGCCTCGTCCCTGCGGGCGACCT
This window of the Spirochaetota bacterium genome carries:
- a CDS encoding ABC transporter permease, whose product is MFFLAIRHLINRPQQTILTFLGITIGCAGYIVFSGMQLGYQDYVIDRLVNVDAYIRISPRDEIISQETFRNVFFPDTFVKWITPPSGRINNTYLSNIQGWYERLAADPRVVAHAPQLIREVMFTHGKFSMPVRLVGVNTEAQARVTNMERDIITGKLGDVSRGDSLVLVGEEMMKRLGCSVNGSLNVVNAHGVVFPVKIVAVYSTGVKQIDNRIAYSSISTVQKLTQSPGEISDLVVRLVDVHSSADTAIEWQRTTADRVESWDQAKEDVRVTLKTQGIVRNVTTFTIMLIVAFGIYNILNMVVNQKKREIAILRSVGYDQMDTIFLFLVQGVILGLIGALTGMGLGAYACSRIETIKISVGQGHMPMSWDAAIYLKAFLIVLASSVFASIIPARNAGKLSPIDIIRNS